In Deinococcus carri, the genomic stretch TCTGCACGTCTGCGCTCCGTTTCCTGCGTGCGCCGTCAGGGTAATGAACAGCGCGTTACAGCCCGGTTAAAATCCACATAAAGTCCTCACCGGGTGTCTCACCGCTCAGAAAGCCCGTGCACCCGCCCCCACCCCAGCTTTCCCAGGGAGCTATCAAACGGGGAAATGCGTCCTGCACGCTATTGCGCTGTGGCTCGGCCTCGCGGGAAACACCTGCCACCACCCCTGCTTAGCGAAAGGAAGGAATGTCAGGACACCCAGGAGGCGTTAATTTTTGAAGACACCCTCATGTGAGTGGAAGGCAGGAGAAGGAAAAAGCCTCTCCAGGAAAGGCTTTCTGCAATTAACGTCTCTTATGGGCTGAGAAACGCCATATTCATGTTGAATGGACCTTGCCCTCATAGATTTCTCTGGGCCAAGGCGGCGCTCAGGTGCGTTGCCGCATGTCTCGGGCGACAACTCTACGGAGCGCCGCCCTCATTACGGGTTCTCACTCTGTTCGGCCCAGAAAGGTTGCCGAACCTTTCTGGGCGACGCCCAAAACCGTTCCTAGCGCGCTGTCCCGTTATGGGCTAGGGCAAAGCGGGCCGCCGTCTCCGCATGGTCCCGCCACGCCACCGTGACGCCGGGAAGCTGGCGGACCAGCGCGGCGGGAAACAGTGGGCTGACCCGGAGTGCGCCCCCCGTCGCCGTGACCGGCAGGAGACCGGCCCGCCCCTGCACCCGCCGCGCCAGGTCCGCGAGCGAGCGGGACGCCTCGTCCAGCAGGTGCGCGGCTACCACGTCCCCCCGGTCGGCGGCGCGGCCCACGGCGGGCGCGAGGGAGGCAATGGCGGCGGCCCCCGGCCTGCCGTAGGCGAAGGCCCGCAGCGTGTCCCAGTCCAGGCCGCCCGTGAGCGCGGCGAGTTCTTCGGCCAGCGGCGAGGACGGCACCTCCCCGGCATCCAGCGCGTCTGTCACCCAGCGCAGGGCCGCCCGCCCCAGGCTGAAGCCGCCTCCGTCGTCCCCCAGGCGGTAGCCGCGGCCCCCTGCCCGGAACACCACTCCGTCCCCGGCGACGTGATAGGCGATACTGCCCGTCCCCGCGTACAGCAGAATGCCCGCCCCCGGCGCGAGGTGGGCGCGGTAGGCGAGGTCGAGGTCGCCCTCCACGCTCACCCGTGCGGCGGGCAGGCCGAAGGTCTGGGCCAACGTGTCGCTGACGACAGCCGCGAACGGTGTCCCGGCACTCAGGCCGGGCAGACCGGCGTGCAGCAGGTCGGGCCGGGCGGGGAGAGCTTCTGCCAGGGCCGCGAGGGCCGCTCTCCCCAGTTCGGTGGACAGCAGCGCGGCGGTGAGGGGTGGGGCCACCCCCCCGGCCAGCCCCTCATCCCCCCGGACCAGCGCCCACTGCGTGCCGCTGCCCCCGGCATCCAGTCCCAGCGCGAGGAGAGACTGAGGGGAAACAAGCGGCCGCCTCAGGGCAGGGCCAGCGGCGCGAGGTCGGTCACGCGGCCGGCCGAGGCAGTCACGAGGTCACTGTGTACCTCACTGGACACCCCGCCTGCCGCCACACGCACGGCCCGTCCGGGCACGCGCAGGAAGCCGTAGCCACCCGCCGCGTTCGTGGTTGTGCGGGCGAGTTCGCGGCCCCCCTCGTCCAGCAGGCACACCTCGCGCCCGCCCAGGGGACCGGACGCCGCCGTCAACGTGCCGCGAATCGCTCGGAAAGTCTGCGGGTCGGGCCGCACCCAGCGGGCGGGCGCGGCGAAGGGACCGCCCGGCCCCGCCAGGGTCAGGATGAGTTCGGGCAGGGCGTCGGCGGTCGTGCGTTTGCCCGCGTTCACGTCGGCGGTGGGGGTGCGGTAGGAGTACCCGGCCCAGCCCAGGCCGCTGCTGCGTGTCTTGCGAACCTGGGCCAGCGTGCTGCGCGGGTCGTTGAGGTAGATGGCCGCGCCGCTGACCTGGGTGGCCCACGGCGCGCGCACCTTCAGGCCCGCCGCGTAGGCCGCCCAGGTGTTGAACCACCCCGCCTGCTCGGGCACGAAGTCGCGCTTGTAGTTCATCATCACGTTCACGTCGAGGTAGCCCTCGCGCACCCAGGTGGCCCAGTCCTGCAAGACCTCGTTGTAGGTGCGAGTCGCTCGGAAGCCCTCGTCGGTGGTCGGCCCGGCCCCGTAGGTGATGGTCGCGGCGTTCACGCTCACGTCGGGCCGCACGGCCTTGACCGCCAGCGCCGTGTCGCGCACCAGATTCGTGACCTGGGTGCGCCGCCACACGGCCCAGGCGGGATCCTCGGGGGCGGGCGTGCCCTGGGCACCCGTCTCGGCGCGGTACCGCTCCAGCGCCGTCTCGTTGTAGCCCCAGCCATTGGGGCCGCCCACCGGGTTGTAGTCGGGGTAGCGCACGCGGTCGAACTGGATGCCGTCCACATCGTAATTTTTCACGACGCTGACGTACATGTTCCTGATGTACTCGGCGGCGTCGGGGTGGCCGGGGTCGAGGATCCAGTCCGCGCCGCCCTTGACCGTGCCGTCGAACTTCTTCATCAGCCAGTTGTCGCGGCCCTGTCTGTCGGGGCCGTGGAGGTTGAAGGCGTGGTCCGGACTTTTCGGCGGCGTGGGCGAGTTCCAGATGGCCGTCGTGATGATCCAGGCGTGGACCTGGATGCCCAGGGGGTGCGCCTTTTCGATCAGGTACGCCAGGGGGTCGAAGCCCTCCGGCACGGCGGGGTCGTCGGTGCGCGGCATGGCGGCGCGGTTGCAGTAGCAGTCGCCGCGGCGGCCCACCTGCGCGAACAGCACGTTCACGTTCATGGCGCGAGCGTCCGACACCAGCCGGTCAATCTCGGCGGGCGTCTTGAGGCCGGGGCCGAAGGCGTCCACCCACAACCCGCGCAGTTCGAGCGGGGCGCTGGCGGGAATCGGCACGGGCTGCGCCCCGGCCAGGGACGCGGCGAGCAGAGCGGAAAGCAGGGCAGTCTTCATGGTGGTCTCCCCAGCATGGGCGGCGAGGTGTGATGGAGGGGCGTCAGCGGCCCTGCGCTTACCGGCCCGGCGTTTTACCGGCTCTGGGTATCCGCCGCGTCGCGCAGCGCGTCCCCGAAGAAGTTGAAGGCCAGCACCGCCAGGAAGATGAACAGGCCCGGAATCAGCAGCCAGGGATACAGGCGCAGCGTCTGGAAGTTCTGCGCGTCCTTGAGCAGCAGGCCCCAGGAGGTCATGGGTTCCTTGATGCCCAGCCCCAGGAAGCTCAGCGCGCTCTCGCCCAGGATGTAGCCGGGCAGCGCCAGCGTGGCCGTCACGACCAGGAAGGAACTCAGGTTCGGCGTGATGTGGCGCAGGATCACCCGCAGGTCACGCGCGCCGATGGCCTGCGCGGCGGTCACGTACTCCAGCCCCCGCGCCGCCAGCACCTGCCCGCGCACCACCCGCGCCAGCCCCGCCCAGCCGATCAGGGCCAGCACGGCGACGATCCCGAGATAGACCCAGGTGGACGGCCAGCGCGCCGGAATCAGCGTGGACAGCGCCAGCAGAATCGGCAGGCGCGGAAAGCTCAGCAGCACCTCCACCACCCGCTGAATCAGGTTGTCCACCCACCCGCCGAAATACCCGCTGACGCCCCCCAGCAGAATGCCGATGGCAAAGGAAATCAGCACGCCGATCACGCCCACCGTCAGGCTGACCTGCCCGCCCACCAGTGTGCGCGAGAGCAGGTCGCGGCCCAGCTGGTCGGTGCCCAGCGGGAAGAAGTACGAGCCTTCCGGCACGCCGAAGAGGTGCAGATTCGTGGGCACGCCCAGAAAGCGGTACGGCTCCCCCCGCACGAACAGACGCACGGGAATCGGGTTCTCGCGGTCCTCCACGTTCTTGCGGGCGAACGTGACCGGGTCGCGCTCCTGTTTGAACCCGTAGACGAACGGCGAACGCAGGTGCCCCTCGTGGACGATGTGCAACTGTTGTGGCGGCTGGTAGCTCAGGCCCTCGTGCTGCGCGGTGATGTTGTACGGGGCCAGAAAGGGCGCGAACAACGCCGAGGCATACAGCAGCACCAGCAGCCATCCCCCGATGACCCCCAGCCGCGACTTGCGATAGCGCCGCCACGCGAGCACCCAGGGTGAGGGGGTGGAAGTGGGGGCGGGGAGGGTGGTCATGGATGCCCCCGGTGGTCAGTGGTGAGTGGGAAGTGGGAAGTGGAAAAAGCGCAGCGGAGGCGGGGAGCAAAAGCCAAAGCTCCCACTAACCACGGACCACTCACCACTAACCCCTTCACGTGTACCTCACACGCGGGTCCGCCCACGCCAGCGCCAGGTCCGCCAGCAGGTTGCCCACCAGCAGCAGGAACGCACTCAGCATCAGCAGGGTCAGGGCCGTGTACTGGTCCTTGTTGATCAGGCTGTCGTACAGCAGGGGGCCGATGGTGGGCAGGCTCAGGACGATGCTCACGATGATGGTGCCGCTGATCAGGGCCGGGAGGCTCAGGCCCGCCAGGCTGATCAGGGGATTGATCGCGTTGCGGACGGCGTGCCGCCAGATCACGCGGTGCTGCGGGAGGCCCTTGGCCCGCGCGGTGCGGATGTAGTCCTGGGTCAGCACGTCCAGGGTGGAGGCCCGCATCTGCCGCATCAGGCCCGCGACCCCCTCCAGTCCCAGGGCGAGGACGGGAATCCACAGGTGCTTCAGCAGGTCCGCCACCCTCGCCCACGACCAGGGCGCGTCGATATACGCCGGGCTGAAGAGGCCGCCCACGTTGGTGCCCCCCAGTTGCAGCACCAGCGCGACCAGCAGCAGCGCGGCCAGAAAGTCGGGAATGGCGAGGCCGACATAGCCCAGAAAGTTCGCCACGCCCGCCGCGAGGCCGTGCCGGTTGAAGGCGGTGTAGAGGCCCAGCGGCACGGCGACCAGCCAGGAGAACAGCAGCGTGATCAGACTCAGGAACACTGTCCAGCCCAGCAGATCACCTATGACGCTGACCACCGGGCGGTTTTGCAGGAAGGAGTAGCCGAAGTCCAGCCGCGTCACCACGCCCCACAGCCAGCGCCCGTACTGCACGATGGCGGGCTGATCCAGGCCCAGTTGACGGCTGATCGCCTCCGCCGTCTCGCGGGTAAAGCGTGGGTCTTCGAGGTACTGGTCGGTAAAGCTGCCCGGCTGAAGCTTGATCACCGCGAAACACACGGCGCTGATGATCAGCAGGGTGGGAATCATGCCGAGGATTCGGCGCAGGGTATAGGTCAGCATAAGGGGGTTGTAGGGTGTGGGCAGTGGGCTGTAGGAGCTTCAGCTTTGGCCGTACGCCCCAGCCGTGCTTTTCCCACAACCTACAACCCACTGCCCACTTACTTCTGGTAGATCAGCGGCACCGGGTTGTAGCCCGGAATCACGCCCAGGTTGTAGATGTAGTTGCCGTACTTGTTGCTGACTGCACCGATGTTCTCGGGTTTGGCGATGGGTGTGACGGGCAGGTTCTGGGCGAACAGCAGTTGCCAGCGGGTGTAGAGGGCCTTGCGCTTGCTGCGGTCGGTGGTGGTGGCCGCGTCGTCGAAGATGTTGTAGATCTCCTTTTCCCAGGGGGCCATGCGGGCCAGGTTGGGCTTGCCGCCGTCCTGGGCGGGCATCAGGCTGCGGTGCCAGTAGTACAGCGCGCCGCCGGGCTGCCAGATGGGCTTGCGCAGTTCAGGGTCGGGCTGGTCCCCGAAGGCGTGCAGGATCATCTCCCAGTTACCGCTCTGCCCGGTGGAAAGCAGGTTCTTGGCGAGGATGCCCTTCAGGTTCACCTTCACGCCGATCTTGGAAAAGTCGTTCTGGAGGATGGTGGCGATGGCCGGGTACACGCTGGAGTCGGTGGCGTAGGTGAGATCGAACTCCAGGTTCTTGCCCCGGCTGATCTCGCGGACGCCGTCGCCGTTGGTGTCCTTGAGACCCAGGGCGTCCAGCGCCGCCGCCGCCGCCTTGAGGTCGAAGGTGCCAAGTTGCTTAGTGGTGTTGGTGTACCACTCCTTGTTGACGGGCGCGACGCCGTGGCCGGGCAGGCTCGCCAGGCCGTTGTACACAGTGTCGATGATGCGGTCGCGGTTCAGGGCGCTCTGCATCGCGCGGCGGAAGCGGGCGTCGCTGAAGACCTTGGCGAGCGCCGGGTCCTTGGCGTCGAAGTTGTAGGCGACGAAGGGCGGGCTGCCGAACAGCGCCGTGGAGCGCATCACCTTGAAGGGCGCGCCCGACACCTCCCGCTGCTTGAGGTCGGGGAACTGTGCCCCCGAGATGTTGAGCTGGTCCACGTTCCCGGCCAGGAACTGCGCGACCTGGGCCTGCGGGTCGCGGATGATCAGGAATTCGAGGCGGTCGAGGTAGGGCAGCTTGGTCCCCCGGCCGTCCACCTTCCAGTAGTTGGGGTTCTTCACCAGCGTGACCTTCTGCCCGGCGGTGTAGTTGCTGAGCTTGAAGGGACCGGTGCCGACCACCTCGGCCTCGTTGACGTTGCTAGGCCAGGCGTTGTTAATGTCGGCGGGCTTGGCTCCGCCCTCCTGCGAGAACTTCAGCAGCCTGTGCTTGGGCATGATGAAGCTGCGCATCTGGAGCAAAAAGGCCGGGCTGGGGCGCGGCAGGATGAACTGCACCGTGTTCGCGTCCACCTTCTTCACCTGCACCGGCTTGCCGTCGAGCTTGAAGTTGGCGGCGTCCCCGGCGCGCGCCTCGGGGTTCATGATGATCTGGTCGTAGGTGAAGACCACGTCGTCGGCGTCGAAGGTCTGCCCGTCGCTCCACTTCACGCCCTGGCGCAGCTTGAAGGTGTAGACCTTGCCGTCGGGACTGACCACCCAGGACTCGGCCAGCGCGGGTTCGACCTTGTAGGAGGCGTAGTTGAACTCGACCAGGCCGTCGAACATCTGCTGGGCGAGCAGGCCCAGGTTGTTGTCGATGACGCCGTAGTAGTTCAGGCTCTGCGGGCTGTCGCCCAGCACCAGGGTGTAGGTGCCGCCGGGCTTGCCGTCCACCACGCCGAGGCCGCCGTACCCCGTGACCTTTTTGGGCGCGGCGAGGGCACCGCCGAGGAGTGCGAGCGTGACGAGAGGAAGGGTGCGCTTGAGCATGGGTGAACCTCCGGATGGGGGCGAATTGTGGGCGAGATACCGCTCCAGCATAGAACCACTTCAAGGCCAATTCAAGGTCTGTTGCCCAGTGGTCCTGAAGTGGTACGGTTGGGGGGATGTCCGCCTCCTCCCCGCCCTGGGCCATCCCGCTGGACCCCGCGAGTGCCACGCCGGTTTACGTGCAGGTGGCGCACGGCCTCGCCGCCCGCATCGAGAACGGCAGGCTGGAGGGCGGAACGGCCCTGCCCGCCGAACGGGACCTCGCTGGGGCGCTGGGGGTGTCGCGCGTGACGGTGCGGCAGGCGCTGGCGCTGCTGGCCCAGCAGGGCTTGCTGACGCGGCGGCACGGGAGCGGCACCTTCGTAAATCCGCCCGCCCCGGCGCTGGCCGCCCGGCCCCTGGGCCTGCTGACGGGCTTTTCCGAGGATGTGCGCTCGCGCGGGCAGACGCCGGGGGCGCGGGTCCTCTCCTTCGAGTGCGCCCGCCCCACCCCGCAGGAGGCGATGACGCTGGCCCTCTCGCCGCAGGACCGCGTGTACCGCCTGCGCCGCTTGCGAACGGCGGACGGCGAACCGCTGGCCGTGGAGGAAAGCACGCTGCCCGCCGCGCTGACCGGGCTGCTGAGCGACGCCGACGTGACCGACGCCAGTCTGTACGCGCTCCTGGCCGCTCGGGGGCTGAGTCCGGTGCGGGCGGTGCGGCACCTGCGGGCGGTGAACGCGGGGGAGCAGATGGCTGGATGGCTGCACGTGCCGCCCGGCGCGGCCCTGCTCGCCACCGAGCGCGTCTCATGGACGGCGGCGGGACAGCCGGTGGAGCACGCCCGCGCCCACTACCGCGGCGACCGCTACGACTTCGTGATGGAACTGCACGGCGAGGGGCAGCCATGATCTCCCGTTCTGCGACCCCCCGCATCCTGGGCCTGATGAGCGGCACGAGCGCCGACGGCATCGACGCCGCGCTGCTGGAGCTGCCCGGCTGGCCCGCGCTGGGGGCGGGGGGTGCGTTCCCGGCGCTGCCCGGCAGGGTGCCGCGCGGGCGGGTCGTGGAGCACGTCTTCACGCCCTTCTCCCCCGAACTACGGGAGGCGGTGCTGGCCGCCATGCGCGGCGAGGCGCACACCGCCGACCTCACGGGGCTGCACTGGTGGCTGGGGGAGGCGCTGGCCGAGGCGGCCCTTCCGCTCGCCCCCCACGCGGACCTGATTGCCTCGCACGGGCAGACGGTGCAGCATCATCCCCGGCCCGACCCGGCGCGCGGCTGGGCGCGGCCCGCGACGCTGCAACTGGGGGAGGCGGCGCTGATTGCGGAACGCACCGGCAAACCTGTCGTGGCCGACTTCCGCCCGGCGGATATGGCGGCGGGCGGCCTGGGCGCACCGCTGGTTCCCTTCGCGGACTGGGCGCTGTTCGCGGAAGCGGGGGTGCGGCGCGCCCTTCACAACCTCGGCGGCATCAGCAACCTGACCTTCCTGCCGGGCGCGGACCGGGCGGGCGTGCGCGCCTTTGACACCGGCCCCGCCAACTGCCTGCTGGACGAGGTGGCCGCCCGCGTGGGGCAACCCTGCGACGAGGGCGGGCGGCTGGCGGCGGCGGGCACGGTCCACCCGGAGACCCTGGCC encodes the following:
- a CDS encoding N-acetylglucosamine kinase, encoding MRRPLVSPQSLLALGLDAGGSGTQWALVRGDEGLAGGVAPPLTAALLSTELGRAALAALAEALPARPDLLHAGLPGLSAGTPFAAVVSDTLAQTFGLPAARVSVEGDLDLAYRAHLAPGAGILLYAGTGSIAYHVAGDGVVFRAGGRGYRLGDDGGGFSLGRAALRWVTDALDAGEVPSSPLAEELAALTGGLDWDTLRAFAYGRPGAAAIASLAPAVGRAADRGDVVAAHLLDEASRSLADLARRVQGRAGLLPVTATGGALRVSPLFPAALVRQLPGVTVAWRDHAETAARFALAHNGTAR
- a CDS encoding ABC transporter permease; its protein translation is MLTYTLRRILGMIPTLLIISAVCFAVIKLQPGSFTDQYLEDPRFTRETAEAISRQLGLDQPAIVQYGRWLWGVVTRLDFGYSFLQNRPVVSVIGDLLGWTVFLSLITLLFSWLVAVPLGLYTAFNRHGLAAGVANFLGYVGLAIPDFLAALLLVALVLQLGGTNVGGLFSPAYIDAPWSWARVADLLKHLWIPVLALGLEGVAGLMRQMRASTLDVLTQDYIRTARAKGLPQHRVIWRHAVRNAINPLISLAGLSLPALISGTIIVSIVLSLPTIGPLLYDSLINKDQYTALTLLMLSAFLLLVGNLLADLALAWADPRVRYT
- a CDS encoding family 10 glycosylhydrolase, translated to MKTALLSALLAASLAGAQPVPIPASAPLELRGLWVDAFGPGLKTPAEIDRLVSDARAMNVNVLFAQVGRRGDCYCNRAAMPRTDDPAVPEGFDPLAYLIEKAHPLGIQVHAWIITTAIWNSPTPPKSPDHAFNLHGPDRQGRDNWLMKKFDGTVKGGADWILDPGHPDAAEYIRNMYVSVVKNYDVDGIQFDRVRYPDYNPVGGPNGWGYNETALERYRAETGAQGTPAPEDPAWAVWRRTQVTNLVRDTALAVKAVRPDVSVNAATITYGAGPTTDEGFRATRTYNEVLQDWATWVREGYLDVNVMMNYKRDFVPEQAGWFNTWAAYAAGLKVRAPWATQVSGAAIYLNDPRSTLAQVRKTRSSGLGWAGYSYRTPTADVNAGKRTTADALPELILTLAGPGGPFAAPARWVRPDPQTFRAIRGTLTAASGPLGGREVCLLDEGGRELARTTTNAAGGYGFLRVPGRAVRVAAGGVSSEVHSDLVTASAGRVTDLAPLALP
- a CDS encoding ABC transporter substrate-binding protein, encoding MLKRTLPLVTLALLGGALAAPKKVTGYGGLGVVDGKPGGTYTLVLGDSPQSLNYYGVIDNNLGLLAQQMFDGLVEFNYASYKVEPALAESWVVSPDGKVYTFKLRQGVKWSDGQTFDADDVVFTYDQIIMNPEARAGDAANFKLDGKPVQVKKVDANTVQFILPRPSPAFLLQMRSFIMPKHRLLKFSQEGGAKPADINNAWPSNVNEAEVVGTGPFKLSNYTAGQKVTLVKNPNYWKVDGRGTKLPYLDRLEFLIIRDPQAQVAQFLAGNVDQLNISGAQFPDLKQREVSGAPFKVMRSTALFGSPPFVAYNFDAKDPALAKVFSDARFRRAMQSALNRDRIIDTVYNGLASLPGHGVAPVNKEWYTNTTKQLGTFDLKAAAAALDALGLKDTNGDGVREISRGKNLEFDLTYATDSSVYPAIATILQNDFSKIGVKVNLKGILAKNLLSTGQSGNWEMILHAFGDQPDPELRKPIWQPGGALYYWHRSLMPAQDGGKPNLARMAPWEKEIYNIFDDAATTTDRSKRKALYTRWQLLFAQNLPVTPIAKPENIGAVSNKYGNYIYNLGVIPGYNPVPLIYQK
- a CDS encoding ABC transporter permease; amino-acid sequence: MTTLPAPTSTPSPWVLAWRRYRKSRLGVIGGWLLVLLYASALFAPFLAPYNITAQHEGLSYQPPQQLHIVHEGHLRSPFVYGFKQERDPVTFARKNVEDRENPIPVRLFVRGEPYRFLGVPTNLHLFGVPEGSYFFPLGTDQLGRDLLSRTLVGGQVSLTVGVIGVLISFAIGILLGGVSGYFGGWVDNLIQRVVEVLLSFPRLPILLALSTLIPARWPSTWVYLGIVAVLALIGWAGLARVVRGQVLAARGLEYVTAAQAIGARDLRVILRHITPNLSSFLVVTATLALPGYILGESALSFLGLGIKEPMTSWGLLLKDAQNFQTLRLYPWLLIPGLFIFLAVLAFNFFGDALRDAADTQSR
- a CDS encoding anhydro-N-acetylmuramic acid kinase, translating into MISRSATPRILGLMSGTSADGIDAALLELPGWPALGAGGAFPALPGRVPRGRVVEHVFTPFSPELREAVLAAMRGEAHTADLTGLHWWLGEALAEAALPLAPHADLIASHGQTVQHHPRPDPARGWARPATLQLGEAALIAERTGKPVVADFRPADMAAGGLGAPLVPFADWALFAEAGVRRALHNLGGISNLTFLPGADRAGVRAFDTGPANCLLDEVAARVGQPCDEGGRLAAAGTVHPETLAAWLAHPELQVPPPKATGRETWTLARLPHVADLSVPDLAATAAAFTARTVADAYIRWIAPHGLDEVVVAGGGARNPALLAALRAALSPVPVLTFAEVGWASQGFTDATREAAAFAFLGYAHAQGWANTLPHTTGARHAVSAGKYLLPPPLPENPA
- a CDS encoding GntR family transcriptional regulator produces the protein MSASSPPWAIPLDPASATPVYVQVAHGLAARIENGRLEGGTALPAERDLAGALGVSRVTVRQALALLAQQGLLTRRHGSGTFVNPPAPALAARPLGLLTGFSEDVRSRGQTPGARVLSFECARPTPQEAMTLALSPQDRVYRLRRLRTADGEPLAVEESTLPAALTGLLSDADVTDASLYALLAARGLSPVRAVRHLRAVNAGEQMAGWLHVPPGAALLATERVSWTAAGQPVEHARAHYRGDRYDFVMELHGEGQP